Part of the Zingiber officinale cultivar Zhangliang chromosome 8A, Zo_v1.1, whole genome shotgun sequence genome, GTCCAAAAAATTGAGATTCATTCACAATATCAACGGAGAATGCATCCGAATCATAGGTTTGAGCAATTTTCTCAAACAAAAAGTGCTACGAGAAGCAATAAGAAGTAAACAAATGGCGAAGTAAAGATACTCTCTGGATCTCCCGGACGCATTCGAGATCCTCAGGGGATACATCGGACTGATCCTCTTCGGAGACGCGTACGTCGGTTTCTTCCTTGCCGACGGAGGCGAGAACAGGCAGCCCTCCGCGTCGGCGGTGGCCAGGGAAACGGCGAGGTAGGTGGGAGACGGAGGGACAGCGACGTGCGAGGGAAGAAGAGGGAGGCGTCCGGGAGGACAATCGGGGAACGAGGAGGGCGAGGGGTAGTTTGAGAGGAGGCGATGGGAGATAAAGAGCCATGGGCGTCGGATTGCAGCGCCGGATTGGGAGGCGAGCACGATAGTGAGTACGGTTTATCGCACTCTTAATGGGCCGAGCTTGGTCGTATTACGGATCAGCCCAGTAACTAGTTTGGATGATCTAAATGGCTAGGAAAAATTGCACATGATATGAGTGATCTAGACCATCCAAATATATACCTtagtatatttattttattttatcaataatttatttttaattgatcaGAAAGTACAACGCCCATCGCGGTATAATGATTATAAGAGCCAGCCACATTTTATTATGCTGCATCAAAATGTACAACGACAAGCAACGGAAATTATTCAAGCTATTATGACGGCTTAATTCTAACCTGAGACAAAACAATCTCAGAACAGCAAACTAGTTCATGTAGTTCTCCATCTTCCTAGTCCTGCAGCCTTGCCGGAGTGGCTCTCCAAACTCAAGAAGTCCTCCTCTGTATTATCCACACCAAGCACGGCATCACCTCCGTTTCCATGGATACTCGAAGCGTCCAGAACACCCTTCACCTCGTCACCATTGCCATAAAGGTTCGTTGGAGAATGCTGATGTGCATCTATCTTCTCTCCCATCACCTCGGAGTTGAACAAAAGCTTGGCGTCGTCGGCCGTTCCTGTGAGAGCGGAAAAGAAGGAGAGGCCATTGGGCCAGCGTACGTCCGGCTCCGGCTCTTCCAGTTGAGCTCCTGAGGCGCGAGGGAGGAAGAGTAGAGTGACGTCCTTGTTGTTCGGAGATCCGCCATGGGGAGAAGGCTGGTAAATTGAGGAAGAATTCAAAGAGGCATAATGGTTCCAGTTGTAGAGCAATGGTGGATTCGGAGAGGGCGTATGCTTGAATGGAACAGAGGAAGCGGTGCTGCTGTTCCTCGAGGAGAAGAGCTGAGAGAGGAAGAAGCCGGATTGGTGCCCCAGTGATTCAAACATATGCCTCATTCTCAACACGAAATGCAGATCTTCTGCTATCTGACACGTTCCCAATCTTGAATTTTAACGTGATTATTTTTTAAGAACAAAAATCTGCCACTAAGACTTACTATCTTGCAGGAACCAAGTTGGAGGAGGCCATGGCCTGCTTGAATCACAGCTATAGTCTGCTCCGGAAATCacaaattaaacataaaaaacaGTTTTAAAGATTATAAAAAATGAAGAGGGAAATGTGTGTTGCCTGAATGCCAGAGGCAAATTGATCAGTCCATTCGGGAGGAAGCTGCCATTGACAAAGTATAAAACAAGGAATAAAGCTCCAGTCACAATGATTTAACGCTTGCAAATGGATGGCAAAAAAGAGTAGCGCGATTAAAGTTTAAAGGGCATCCAATTCTCATTCTTTTGCAGTACAAAGTGTAAGCTCTCTACACTTTTGTCAGCTGGCGCAGTGGTGTGCTGTCTACTAAAAGGTAAAAACAAGGAACAAAAGCACAAAATAGTGCAGGGCAGGCTACTACTTACAGAATCAAAGGAGCTCTGCCAGTAGTTGCTGATGCTTGCCTCACATTGATCCGAAGGTTCCTTGAACACCCATTTGTGGCACTTATCAGAAGCAACCTTCCCCATCAAGCTGCACAGTTCAATCAACTTCTTACGTCAAGCCTAACCAAAACAAAAGGAACAAAAAGAAAAGCCACGCAAGCTCTCATCTTTTGGAAATTCACAGACCGAAGACTGACAGGAGTAGTCAAAATCGCTATTTTAACAGAAAAAAATATATCAAGATAGCTTTTTTTTTGTTGTTCCttgaatggaaaaggattgaagAGTTCCTAAATTAAAGGAGGGATTGGAGGGTGCTAATTAAGATTGGAGTCATGTTTCATCTATGGTTAATGGTTATCCCTCAACACCTAGCGATTACCCACCCTTCTCCGTAGTTATATAGTTGAATCGACATCTTGCTGAAGACCTTCCTCACAGTGTCCTCCTCTTCCATGCACTCTGCTGTGCTTGTCCGGCAAAATCCATCCTCCCACATCAACATCCTGCAGTTAATTCCCACGTAAATTAGCTAAAATTTTCACGAAAATTTATATCTTTACGAGGAACTTTAGAAGAAATTAGTGGTGACGACTCACAGGGTGCCATTGTCGTCTCCCACCACCTTGCAGACATTGACACCCCTGCTCCTCCTGATTACCAAGTGTAAAAATGGGAAACAATCGAATAACAACAAGAGAAACGAAAGAACAAGTTTGCGAGCGTAGTAGAGAGCGTACGGGCGAGGGCGTATAGTCCAGAAAACAGAGTAAGTCCAATCCGAGTTGAGGCAGACGTTCCTGAGAGCCTCATGAAGAGCCATCATCCCTATTGCATCCTTGCTCCTGCTGTCCCCTCCTGCCGAGCCCACCATTTCGTCTACCTATCTCTCACACTATTTCTTCTTCCTGCTAAAACAAAAAGCCTCAAGCTACTCTTGCACTTTCCAACCTCAGTAGCTCTGTTCGATTGCAAGGCTAGGCAGCACGAGAACATATAGCACAAAAGAATTTTCCTTAGGTATATGATCATATAATGTCGGGCTGCTAGCTACTTTCCTTCCAACGGCCTCTCCATCCACCACGAGTGGTCCTAACTTTTACCATTTGGTTTAACTATATTCACTGAATACAGAGCTACCGAACGTTATTTATCTGATCAAATTTGACAAAAAAGTAGCGGCGAGGACAGCAGCAGCGAATAAACTAAAGCCCGCTGCACGTGAGCACGTGCCGTGGCCGAGGACGGTGCCTCGTGAGGCATAAACAAACGAAAGTGGCTTTGTTTAAGCAGAGGCAAAGCAGATTAAGTTAAGCGTGGCACCAGTGCGTGAGATGATAGAGACAGGCATAtgcggagaggagaggaaagagctTTAACTTGAAGATAGGGAGATGAATTCAAGAGCAAGTGCTTAATTTGCCCAGTTGCAACTGGCGGAGTTAAGAGCACCGATTGCGGGCCAGTGTGCCCTGCCCCTTGGACAACTTTTACCTATAAACCTTCGGGGGCATTTGGTACGtgcgttttttattttcattttctggaaaacgcgcgttttctgaaaaacgaTATTTGGTTTACGTTTTCCGCgcgcattttttaaaaaattgactatcgttttctagaaaaacagagaatgataaaaagtcgttttctgttttctaaaaaatgcgcatttttcaaaaaatgaaaatgaaaacggtgcaaaccaaacacacccttctCTTTCTCAGTTCTCACTTTGACCATCGGCCATGAGCTCCAACGGCCCCTTCGCTTTATTAATTTGTGTGTTCCCTGAGATTGAGTTGAAGATCCAGCAAAATCTACGATAACTGTTAACTATATAGTTTCAGTATGCTTATACGTCGAGAATTTTGATTAAAAGTCAGAAGTCAATGGTTAATCAGTAAGAGATCGGAATTCAGTATTGAAGTCTATTCTCGACTCTTGAGATTGCAGGATATGATTTTGCCCCACTCCTTGCACTTCTTCCGCTGGTCCCAGAATCAAAATCTATCACTACTGCGGTACTGCCATCAAACTCATAACATAAAATCATCATTAATTAACGACATGTAAATCCCAATGATATATGATCTCATCACTACGCAAGCAACAATTCTCAACATCTATTTTTATTTGAGATTAATTCCATTTCAACACTGATCCGATAATGACGAGGGATCCCATCGAGAAAAAACAGATCGATTGATAAGATAAGGTCAAATAAGATGTCCAAGTGAGTAGAGTAGATTGAGTATGGCCGAGTGGATCGAATATGACCGAAGAGACTGTATAAGTTTATGAGACAAGTCAATTGAGCATTTTCTGACCGGGTAAAGATAGCCCTCCGACCACAAAGAAAGCTAAGCAGTAGCTAATTTCACTAACCGAGCTTCAATTCCGATCATCTGGAGACAACCGAGGATAGTCAGGAAGTAAGGAAAATGACGAGCTCGTAGGTCCGGTGGACACTGCCGAGCGAGGGTAGCTCGGCCGAGCGAGGGTAGCTCGGCCGAGCGAATGCCGATCGACCGCGCATGACCCCACCAAATATCTTATCATATATTTTTGGGAGTTTGTATCTCTGACAGCAGGGCATATCTAGCAAacaaatcgtactttagaagcttcaaGGCTGTCACATCAGAAGATTGCATGACTACTTAAGGAATTGTATCAGTGACACTTTTTCGACTAGTATTTTCCTAGGGCACATAGGAAAATGTGCATacgctttgagatgcgtgcataaactctacagtgacactataaaagggggttcctATCTACAGGCAGAGGCACATGAGCAACTTCATTTTCTATACACTTCATCTATAATTTCCCATCCTTTGAAATcatcggagactgacttgagcgtcggagagctaATGCTGGAAACCCCTTCCCAGCCCTGCACTAAtgcctttgtgttgcagggtcaCGTGGAGTCTTTGCCGCATCAACTTTGAAGTCACATCCCCTCCCTAGCTCAACGTCATCTCCGTTTTCGAACTGAGTCATATTTAGTGACATCTGTGGGAACATTACCTGTAGCCGAAACGTGAATATGGAGGACGTTGGATAACTCACCACGGTGATGTTGGCACCAGAAGAGTTGGACATATTGATACAAGCGTGAGCTACAAAGATGTTGGAATAGCAGGAAGCAACGGTCGGTCGCCTAGCAGACAAACTCCTGGCATTAGCGACAGAGTAGTAAGCAGAGCATAGAGGTTGAGTGGAAAATCCTATTGCTCGCAAGCCCCATAGTAAGTCGACCGGCACATTCAGAGATGCACCGAATGTATCTATCCCGTATCATCGAGTATTGTTTCGCATCCCTTTGGAGGAACAGGACAGAGCAAATAGGACTCAAGTGTTGGATCGAATTTAAGgtagagggaggggtgaatagcgatttaaaaattaattttaaagagaTGCAACGGAAAAAGAAAAGACACAGAGAATCAagaacaccaagatttta contains:
- the LOC122011773 gene encoding protein RICE SALT SENSITIVE 3-like produces the protein MVGSAGGDSRSKDAIGMMALHEALRNVCLNSDWTYSVFWTIRPRPRSRGVNVCKVVGDDNGTLMLMWEDGFCRTSTAECMEEEDTVRKVFSKMSIQLYNYGEGLMGKVASDKCHKWVFKEPSDQCEASISNYWQSSFDSLPPEWTDQFASGIQTIAVIQAGHGLLQLGSCKIIAEDLHFVLRMRHMFESLGHQSGFFLSQLFSSRNSSTASSVPFKHTPSPNPPLLYNWNHYASLNSSSIYQPSPHGGSPNNKDVTLLFLPRASGAQLEEPEPDVRWPNGLSFFSALTGTADDAKLLFNSEVMGEKIDAHQHSPTNLYGNGDEVKGVLDASSIHGNGGDAVLGVDNTEEDFLSLESHSGKAAGLGRWRTT